One region of Manis pentadactyla isolate mManPen7 chromosome 9, mManPen7.hap1, whole genome shotgun sequence genomic DNA includes:
- the LOC130684840 gene encoding olfactory receptor 1102-like produces MSGSTSDLHSHGTQLKNVTEVTTFILMGFTNDFEVQVFLFLLFLAIYIFTLVGNLGMVILVIGDSHLHNPMYYFLSVLSFLDACYSSVITPKMLVNFLSENKSISFLGCAAQMCLFITFGTTESFLLAAMAYDRYVAIYNPLLYSVSMSPRVYVPLIIFCYVGGILHGILHTVATFSLSFCASNEVRHVFCDIPPLLALSCSDTHINQLLVFYFAGSIEISTILIVLISYGFILVAILRMHSAEGRRKVFSTCGSHLTGVSIFHGTVLFMYVRPTSSYSLDQDMIVSVFYTIVIPMLNPMIYSLRNKGVKDAMKRVFGKNWDLDKVHFSH; encoded by the coding sequence atgtCAGGGTCAACATCAGATTTACACTCACACGGGACTCAGTTGAAAAATGTGACTGAAGTCACCACATTTATACTGATGGGCTTCACAAATGACTTTGAGGTGCAAGTCttcttatttttactatttctagcAATCTATATTTTTACTCTGGTAGGAAATTTGGGGATGGTTATTTTAGTCATTGGAGATTCCCATCTCCACAACCCGATGTACTATTTTTTGAGTGTGTTATCATTCTTGGATGCCTGCTATTCTTCAGTTATCACTCCAAAAATGTTGGTCAATTTCTTATCAGAGAATAAATCCATCTCATTCCTTGGATGTGCAGCACAAATGTGTCTCTTTATTACTTTTGGAACCACAGAGTCCTTTCTCTTGGCAGCAATGGCATATGATCGCTATGTGGCAATCTACAATCCTCTCCTGTATTCAGTGAGCATGTCACCCAGAGTTTATGTGCCACTCATCATTTTCTGCTATGTTGGTGGCATCCTGCATGGTATTTTGCACACAGTAGCCACATTTAGTCTCTCCTTCTGTGCATCCAATGAAGTCAGACATGTCTTCTGTGACATCCCTCCTCTCCTCGCTCTTTCTTGCTCTGACACTCACATAAACCAGCTTTTAGTCTTCTACTTTGCAGGCTCTATTGAGATATCCACTATCCTGATAGTCCTGATCTCTTATGGTTTCATTCTGGTGGCCATTCTGAGGATGCATTCTGCTGAAGGGAGGCGAAAAGTCTTTTCTACGTGTGGCTCTCACTTAACTGGAGTATCCATTTTTCATGGAACAGTTCTCTTCATGTATGTGAGACCAACTTCCAGCTACTCTTTGGACCAGGACATGATAGTGTCTGTATTTTACACCATTGTGATTCCAATGCTGAATCCCATGATCTATAGCTTGAGGAACAAAGGTGTAAAAGATGCAATGAAAAGAGTGTTTGGAAAAAATTGGGATCTTGATAAAGTGCACTTTtcacattaa